In Sphingomonas sp. SUN019, the genomic window CGTGTCGCCCGAACCGCAAGCGACCCGCAACGACGAGGTGCGCGAAAGCGTGGAGACGTGTCGCGGCAAGACGGTGTTCGACGAGCGCCGCCGCGCGGTGCTGGCGGTGCTCGACTTCTCGCCCGAGGAGCCGACCGTCACCGGCGGCAACGGCGACGACGACGGCGTCGCGGCCATCTTCCTGCGCCTGATCGACCTTCCCGACGCCATTCTCATGGAGATCATCACGGTCGTCATGGGCGAGACACTGGCGAGCGGCAGCGCTGCCGTTGCCGCGCTCGGGACGCAGATCGACGTGGACATGGCCGACTGGTGGCAGGCCGAACCGGCGTTCTTCGACCTGATCCGCGACAAGGAAGTGTTGACCCGGATCGTCGCCGAGGTCGCGGGCGAGACGGTCGCTGCCGCCAATATCGGCGAGAAGACCAAGACCTTGAAGCGCATCGTGCGCGATCATCTCGACGGCAGCGACGGGCGGACCAAGGTCGAACGCTGGGTGCCCAGATGGCTGGGTTTCCCGGCGTCGGCCTATACCGCGCGCGGTGGCGTCGCCACCGTCGCCGCCCACGCAAAGGTCGAAGCGGCGCGGCCCCCAGCGCCGGACCCCGACGCCGGGCAGGAGCCGTTTGCGCAAGCCGCGTGAGCGACCGCAAGCGGGCGGGGGTTATCGGGTGGACCGTGCTACGCGCTGTCCACCCGAGCCTTCCGCCCTCGCCGGAGCGTTCTCCCACGGGAGAACTTCGCCAGCTTCGCGTGGTCGTCGCCCGTGTCGACGCGCGCGGCGGCGTCGTGCCCCGCCCGACATCGGTCGGAAAAAATCGCGCCGCATGGCCGTGCGCCCGCTGGGCGCACGGCCATGCGGCAGGCGATCCGGCGCGCCAGCGCGCCGCCCCGCCAGACCAGCGGGATGCACTCACATACCGATCATCGCAACCAGCGGACCTAGCTGCCGTCGCCGTCGGCGAGCGCGGCCTCGATCATCGTGCGCCAACGCTCGGCGTCGCTGCCCGCGGGCGCTGCTGAACGGATCGACGCGAGCAGCGCACGCGCCTGCGGCACGTAGCTTCGCCACATCGGCGCGCCCTCGAACCGAATATTCGACCGTCGGCGCGGCCGGGATCACAATGCTTGCCGGCGGCGCAGCCGTTGGCGGGGCGCGAGCGCTCGGCGGTGCGGCACTCGGTGCGGTGCGGGCCGGCACCGCGATGGGATCGGCAGCGTCGACTGCCTACACGTTTGGCAAGGACACCGCGTCATCACCGACGATGCCGGCTGGCCTTGGCGGCGTGGCGCGCGCCGTCGGCAATGCCGCCCGCGAGCGTGCCTCCGGCGCGCTCGGCCTGGGCGAAGCCGCTTCGCACGGGCGGGCTGCGGCCTGGAATGCCCTCAACCGTGGCGGCCGGGCTGAACCATCACCATCCGGCAACGCCGACGGTGCCCCCGCCTGGGCACGAGCGATGCGTGGCCAACAGACCGCCCGACATCACCGCCAGGTCGCTCTGCACGCCGTGCAGCAAGGCGATCGTGGCGGCGCCTCCGCCACCCCCGACATCAAGGAAAGGGACGACTGATGATCTTCAAGCGCGCCGTCCAGCGTTACGGACAAACCCCGGAGCCGGAGACGCCGTATCAGCGTGCCGGCCAAGTCTGGGACGATCGGATCGGCTCCGCCCGCGTGCAAGCGCGCAACTGGCGCCTGATGGCGTTCGGGTGCCTTGCGCTTACCGGCGGTCTCTCGTCAGCTCTCGTGTGGCAATCGGTGCAGAGCCGCATCACGCCCTATGTCGTGGAGGTCGACCGGCTGGGCGAGGCGCGCGCCGTCTCGGAAGCGCAAGCCGGCTATCGTCCCACTGACTCGCAGATCACATGGCATCTCTCGCGCTTCATCGCGAACGTCCGCGGCCGATCGCTCGATCCGGTGCTGGTTCGCCAAAACTGGCTCGAAGCGTATGATTTCACCACCAAGCGCGGCGCACAGTTTCTCGGCGACTATGCCCGAACCGCCGATCCCTTCGCCAATATCGGCGAGCGGACGGTGTCGGTTCAGGTTACAAGCGTGGTGCGCGCGTCGGACCGGTCCTTCCAGGTCAAATGGACCGAAACCGCCTATGAACGCGGTGCGCAGGCCGGGACGCAGCGCTGGACGGCGATCCTGACCGTCGTGATGCGGGCCCCCACCGATGCGGACACGCTCCGGAAGAACCCCCTTGGCATCTATGTCGATGCTGTGGACTGGAGCCGGGAACTCGATCCTCCAGCACAGTCGCGCCTGGCGCCGCCGCCTACTCCTCCTCCGCCGGCCCCGGCAGGCCTGCCGCTCGACTCTCCCCTCGATCCCAATCTCGCTGCTCCCACACAGCCTGCCCAGGAGTCACGCCCATGAAGCTCGTTCTCGCAGTGTCCGCCCTCGCGATAGTCGCGACGTCAGCGCCGGCTCAAACCAGGTCTCAGCCATCGTCTGAGCCGATTGCCGTTGCCACGGCATCGCCAGCGCCGAAGCAGCCAACTCGGCGAGCGATCGCCCGCAAGCGCGTCAACCCGGTGGTGGCGCGTGTCGCTGCTGCCAATCGTGCAGCCACGCTGGAGCCGCTGGCACAGGGCTTCGTGAATGCGGTCCAGGTATTCCCGTTCAGCGACGGCACGATCTACCAAGTCTACACCGCGCCCGGCGCCGTCACCGACATTGCCTTGCAGCCCGGCGAGAATCTTGTGGCGGTGGCGGCCGGCGATACAGTCCGGTGGGTCATCGGCGACACGACGAGCGGCACCGGCGCGGACAAGCGGACGCACGTCCTGGTGAAGCCGTTCACCTCCGGCCTCGCGACCAACCTCGTCGTCACGACGGATCGGCGGAGCTACCACCTCCAACTCACCGCAACGTCGCGCACCGCGATGGCTGCCCTGTCATGGACATACCCAGCCGACCAGCTGATCGCCCTGCGCCGGGCTGCCGACCAGGCCGCGGCAGCGGCCCCTGTTTCCGAAGGACTGGCGGTCGACAGCCTTCATTTCAACTACGCGATCAGTGGCGACGCAGCTGCGTGGCGGCCGCTTCGTGCGTTCGACGATGGCCGGCAGACGTTTGTCGAGTTCCCCGTCAGCATCGCCGTCGGCGATGCGCCGCCCCTGTTCGTCGTCGGGCCGACCGGCGACGCCGAGTTGGTCAATTACCGTGTCCGCGGCCGGTTCTACATCGTCGATCGAATCTTCGACGTGGCCGAGCTCAGGCTTGGCACCAGGAAGCAGCAGATCGTCCGTATTGCGCGCATCGGTGACGGCACCCCCTCGCGAAAGGGAAAGCGCTCATGAGCGACGTACCCGCCTCCCCTGCGCTGAAACTCGATCCCGAGACGTTGGCCATCCGGACCAAACCCGCACGCGCGATCCGCTTCCGTCGCGGCGTGATTATCGCCGTCGCCGCGCTCGGGTCCGTCAGTCTGGTCGTCGTCGCATGGATCGCGCTGAAACCACGCGTCTTCCGCTCGATCTCAGACCGCCCGGAACTGTCCGAGCCGAGCAACCGTCCATCGACCGACACCCTGAACAGCTTGCCGGCAACCTATGGCGATACTCCGAAACTCGGCCCACCGCTCCCCGGTGACCTGGGCAGGCCGATCCTCGAAAGCCAGCGCCGAATGGCGATGGAGACCGGCACCGCCAATGATCCGTCGGGCCAGTCGGCGGCGCAAGAACGGGAGCGCCGGCTTTCGGAGTTGAGGGCCGCTCGCCAATCGGGGGTGTTGGTGCGAGGCCGCACCGCCACATCACCGACTGGCGTAGCCGACGCGGCGGCAACGCCGACGATCCCGGCGGCCGAGGCATCGGGCCAAGCCATCGACCCCGGCCGGGACCCGAATGACCAGGGGCGCAAGGCCCAGTTCGTCGGCACGCTCGATCGCTCCGGGGACATCAATCCGCACGCGCTGGCGGCAGCCCCGTCGCCATATCTGCTGTCGGCGGGCAGCGTGATCGCGGCTAGCCTGATCACCGGCCTGCGGTCCGATCTTCCAGGACTGGTGACGGCACAGGTGACGAGCCAGGTGTTCGATAGCCCGACGGGACGCACCCTGCTCATTCCACAGGGATCGCGGCTGATCGGCAGGTACGACAGCGTGGTCGCCTTCGGGCAGAAGCGTGCGCTCATCGTGTGGCAACGGATCATAATGCCCGACGGCAGCTCGCTTCGGATCGACAATGTCCCGGCAACCGATGCTTCGGGCTACGCCGGCCTGCAGGACAAGGTCGATTTCCACACCTGGGCGCTGCTCAAGGGTGTCGCGCTGGCCACGGTGCTCGGAGTCGGGTCCGAGCTGACGGTCACGGGCGAGAGCGATCTCGTCCAGGCGATCCGCGAATCCACCCAGCAGAATGTGTCGCGCGCCGGCGAGCAGCTCACGTCGCGCAATCTCGACATCCAACCGACGATCACGATCCGGCCCGGCGCGACCGTTCGGCTCGTCGTCCACAAGGATCTCATTTTTGCGCCGTGGCGCGGCGTCGGAGGCTGACATGCCCGAACTAAAGCTTGGAAAACTGCCAGACCGCACTCCGGTCAAGATCTCGTTGACGATAACGCCTGACCTACAAGCCGCCCTGCAAAGCTATGCCGCGATCTACGCTGAGATTTACGGCGTCGAGGAACCGATCGTCGAACTGGTGCCCGCGATGCTTGCGGCATTCCTTGAGAGCGATCGCGCCTTCGCTCGCAACCGATCGACCAGAAAATGAGTGTCGACCCAGAACTTCCCGATCGCTTCGTTAAACTCGACGAGGTCAAGCGACGCGTCGGCCTAGGCAAGTCGATGATCTACCGGCTGATCCTTGAGGGCAAGTTTCCAGCGCCCTATAAAATTTCGCCGTCCGCTTCGCGATGGAGCAATCTGGAGGTTGTCGCTTGGATCGATGATGTGAAAGACGGCTTCGAAGGAAAAAAGCGCAAGGTTTGATCATCGCTTCCGGTTCGCTTTAGTCGACGGCAACATCCCGCCAGACTTTCCGCGGCAGCCAAAGAGAATGACTTACTCCGTAGCATTGTCATGGATTTGAGCCCGTACAACGCCCCATGTTTTCAAGGCCCCGGCGCGTGATGAATCGCCGCGGTTTAGGTGCTTCCGCACTTGCTTTGTATCGTGGGTTCGATTACCAGACCGGGAACCGAACTGAGCCGACAAGTAACGGTTTTCAGGCGGAAAGGTTGACGAGGTACATTCCGAGGTATCGCGGAAATTGGGATAGATCAGAAACGCGGCAAATTAGTCGTTTAGCTGATTAGTTCGAATCCCTCCCGCTCCGCCAGCTGGTCAGCACATTTGTCGCGCCTAGCGAGAATTCGCTGAATTGGGCGCAGTTCCGCGGCTTTTCCACGTTGAATGGTAGCACAGAGAATTTCTCCGCCGACCAAACGGGACCGCTTTAGTCCGCGTTCTCTACGGCCCTTGCAGCCAGTACCGAATCCACAAGCCGCTCTCCGCGGCGTCAAATCCCCGGGCAAAACTACGCAGTCAGCGCGCGAAAATCCGTGCGTGCAGGGTAACCTGCAGGGAAACTTGCGAGCGAGCATGCGCCGCGGACACACCGCGACGATACGATCCCCCGTAGGCCGGTAATTCTGCGCACTTGATGCATGGAGTCGAGCAGGGAATTTTTCTAGCCGCTGCACGCAATCGACACATCGGAGCAGGCAACTTCAACTCGACGTCGCGGCGCGTTTTAACCCGCACGCGAAAGTCGAAAAAACACCGGCCGGTTAACTCAATCCCCGTGGGCCAGGAGCATCGGCTCTGCGATCCGCCCGATAAAAATTGAAAGGTATCGGCCGACGCTTTTGTTTGGCCGATCCGAGGGATTTCAGATGGCCCAATTGATAGCAAAAAAAACACCGCATGTGAGACGCGCTGAGCGATTTTTGAAGATCGAGTATCTGCCAGTTGCGGCGCTCACGCCCGACCCGAAAAATGCCCGCAAACACTCCAAAAAGCAAATCACGCTGCTTGCGGCCAATATCCGCGAGTTCGGCTTCACCAACCCACTTCTAATCGATGAAAAACAGCAGGTGATTGCTGGGCATGCGCGGCTCGAGGCGGCCGCATCGGTGCCGCTCGAGCGGGTGCCGTGCGTCAAAATCGATGGTTTGACTAACACAGCACGAATGGCGCTCGCGATCGCCGATAACAAGATCGGTGACATGTCGACGTTCGACCTCGAAATATTGTCTGCGACCTTGGCCGACCTGGAAATGCTCGACTTTAACGTTGAGCTGACCGGGTTCGAGACTGCGGAGATCGACCTGTTACTCGATCAGTCGGCGACCACAAGCCGCAGTAGCGCCCCCGACCCGGCGGACGTGGTGGAACCGATCGACCCGAATGCGGCCGCGGTATCATCCGTCGGCGATCTGTGGATGCTTGGCGACCATCGCCTGCTTTGCGGCGACGCATTGTCGGCGGGAAGCTTTTCCCAGCTGCTCGGCAACGAGCTAGCCGACCTGATTTTTTCTGATCCGCCTTACAATGTCCCAATCGATAAGAATGTGAGCGGTTTGGGGAGAGTGCGCCACCGTGAGTTCGCCATGGCCGCGGGCGAAATGTCGTCGCGGGAGTTCACCAACTTCTTAAGCACAGCGCTCGGACTGATGGCTAAGTTCAGCCGTGATGGTTCGATCCACTACGTGTGCATGGACTTCCGCCATATCGGCGAGCTGCTCGAAGCAGGCGGTTCGGCCTACGACGAGCTCAAGAATATGTGCGTATGGGTTAAGGGCTCGGGGGGGATGGGATCCCTGTACCGCTCCGAACATGAACTAGTTTTCGTGTTCAAGAAGGGCAACGCGCCGCACATAAATAATGTGCAGCTCGGTAAATTCGGCCGTTACCGGACGAATGTTTGGCGCTACCCGGGGTTGAACAGCTTCGGGCGCCAGCGCAACGAGGAACTCGCGAGCCATCCGACGGTCAAGCCGGTGTCGCTAGTCGCCGACGCGATCCGCGATTGTTCAAACCGCGGCGGTCTGGTGCTCGACGCATTCGCTGGCTCGGGTACCACCATCATCGCTGCCGAACGCACGCGGCGGCGGGCAGCCGCGATCGAGCTTGACCCGCTTTATGTCGATACCGCGGTCCGCCGCTGGGAACGGTTCACAGGCAGGGCGGCAACGCTGAACGGTGACGGCCGGACGTTTGCCGAGGTCATGACCGAGCGCGGCGCGCTCCGCCTCGATCAAGCGGTGGCGGGGCTATGACGAAGAAGGTCGGATACAAGAGCCCGCCCGACCACACGAAGTGGTCGAAAGGGCAGAGCGGCAATCCGAGCGGCCGCAAGAAGGGGCAGCGCAATCTCGTAACTGACCTCGCGGAGGAGATGGCCGCGACCGTGCAGGTCACCGAGGGTGGCCGACCACTTAGGCTCACCAAACAACGTGCGCTCATAAGAGGATTAGTCGCACGTTCGATCAAGGGGGACGCACGCGCGGTCGCGCAGCTACTCCAGCTGCTCGTGCGGCTGCCCGTCGACGAGACCGCAGACCCCGCAACTTCCCCGGCCGACGCAGACGACGAGGCGATCATCGCCGCCTTCCTCGCGCGCCGTATGAAAGGAACACCTGAAAAATGACTGATACTCAAGTCGTCAACGCCGTCCTGCGCGCCGACTTCCACGCGTTTAACACGCGCGTGTTCCAGACGCTCAACCCGTCCGAGGAGTTCAAGGACAATTGGAGCATCGAATCGATGACCTGGTGTCTGGAGAAAGTGCGCCGTGGAACGGTCAAGCGTCAGATTATCAACGCTCCTCCCAGGGGGCTTAAGTCGATGCTTACGTCGGTCGCGCTCCCCGCGTTCGTCTTGGGGCACGATCCCGGCGCGAAATTCCTATGTGTGTCGCACTCGGCCGATCTGGCTAACCGGTTCGGCCGCGAATGTCGGCGAGTGATGGAGAGCGATTGGTACCGCCACATATTTCCCGACACCGTACTCAGTAAGACAGCTGAGGACGCAATGGAGACCACCGCTGGGGGCGGGCGTAAGGCCTCGTCGCTCGAGGCGGGGTTAACCGGTCATGGTGGCAACTATATCATTATCGACGATCCGCTGCCGGCTAACGAAATCACTTCGCCAGTGGCGCGTCAAAAGGCGATCCGGCTTTACCGCGAATCGCTTCACAGCCGGCTCGACGACAAGGCAAATGGTAAAATCGTGCTTGTCATGCAGCGATTGCACGAGGACGATCTGACCGGATTTCTCATGGATCAGCCGCGGTTCGAGCGCCTGATTCTGCCCGCCGTTGCGCCCCGCGACGAAGACTATGAGCTTTGGCATGGGCGAATCCACCATCGCCGGGAAGGTGATCTGCTTCACCCAGAACACGAACCGGCGGAGGTTATTGATGAGACGCGTGCGCTATATTCGGCGCACGGATTTGCAGCGCAAATGCAGCAGGACCCGGTCCCGGACAAAGGCAATAATCTGAAACTCGCCGGCATGCCGCGCTACACCACGGTACCGCCGCGCGGCGAAAGGCGCGTGACGATTTCGTGGGACACCGCAATCAAGGGCGTGCCCGAGGCGGATTTTTCGGTAGCGACTGTGTGGAGCGAGCAGCATGACAGCCATTATTTGCTCCATGTGCACCGGGTGAAGAAGGATCTGCCGCAGCTCGTCGACGACGCGATCATGCTAAACGAGCGGTTTCGACCCGACTTCACGCTGGTCGAAGCGCAGGGCTCCGGCTCGAACCTGAACGCCTACCTCCGCGCGCAACATATCTACCCCACGGAACTGCGTCCTAAAGGCGACAAAGAAACACGCTTCTCGTCAGCCAGTTATTATTTCGAAAAGGGCCAAGTGGTGTTTCCGCTCGACGCTGCCTGGCTGACCGACTTAGAGCGAGAACTGCTGCA contains:
- the trbF gene encoding conjugal transfer protein TrbF, giving the protein MIFKRAVQRYGQTPEPETPYQRAGQVWDDRIGSARVQARNWRLMAFGCLALTGGLSSALVWQSVQSRITPYVVEVDRLGEARAVSEAQAGYRPTDSQITWHLSRFIANVRGRSLDPVLVRQNWLEAYDFTTKRGAQFLGDYARTADPFANIGERTVSVQVTSVVRASDRSFQVKWTETAYERGAQAGTQRWTAILTVVMRAPTDADTLRKNPLGIYVDAVDWSRELDPPAQSRLAPPPTPPPPAPAGLPLDSPLDPNLAAPTQPAQESRP
- the terL gene encoding phage terminase large subunit, producing the protein MTDTQVVNAVLRADFHAFNTRVFQTLNPSEEFKDNWSIESMTWCLEKVRRGTVKRQIINAPPRGLKSMLTSVALPAFVLGHDPGAKFLCVSHSADLANRFGRECRRVMESDWYRHIFPDTVLSKTAEDAMETTAGGGRKASSLEAGLTGHGGNYIIIDDPLPANEITSPVARQKAIRLYRESLHSRLDDKANGKIVLVMQRLHEDDLTGFLMDQPRFERLILPAVAPRDEDYELWHGRIHHRREGDLLHPEHEPAEVIDETRALYSAHGFAAQMQQDPVPDKGNNLKLAGMPRYTTVPPRGERRVTISWDTAIKGVPEADFSVATVWSEQHDSHYLLHVHRVKKDLPQLVDDAIMLNERFRPDFTLVEAQGSGSNLNAYLRAQHIYPTELRPKGDKETRFSSASYYFEKGQVVFPLDAAWLTDLERELLQFPNARHDDQADSVSQYLNWSRDRGQTGFIYHGLDLVEDPTPETLTDLLLGLRYL
- a CDS encoding TrbI/VirB10 family protein, which translates into the protein MSDVPASPALKLDPETLAIRTKPARAIRFRRGVIIAVAALGSVSLVVVAWIALKPRVFRSISDRPELSEPSNRPSTDTLNSLPATYGDTPKLGPPLPGDLGRPILESQRRMAMETGTANDPSGQSAAQERERRLSELRAARQSGVLVRGRTATSPTGVADAAATPTIPAAEASGQAIDPGRDPNDQGRKAQFVGTLDRSGDINPHALAAAPSPYLLSAGSVIAASLITGLRSDLPGLVTAQVTSQVFDSPTGRTLLIPQGSRLIGRYDSVVAFGQKRALIVWQRIIMPDGSSLRIDNVPATDASGYAGLQDKVDFHTWALLKGVALATVLGVGSELTVTGESDLVQAIRESTQQNVSRAGEQLTSRNLDIQPTITIRPGATVRLVVHKDLIFAPWRGVGG
- a CDS encoding AlpA family transcriptional regulator, translating into MSVDPELPDRFVKLDEVKRRVGLGKSMIYRLILEGKFPAPYKISPSASRWSNLEVVAWIDDVKDGFEGKKRKV
- a CDS encoding DUF5681 domain-containing protein; the protein is MTKKVGYKSPPDHTKWSKGQSGNPSGRKKGQRNLVTDLAEEMAATVQVTEGGRPLRLTKQRALIRGLVARSIKGDARAVAQLLQLLVRLPVDETADPATSPADADDEAIIAAFLARRMKGTPEK
- the trbG gene encoding P-type conjugative transfer protein TrbG — its product is MKLVLAVSALAIVATSAPAQTRSQPSSEPIAVATASPAPKQPTRRAIARKRVNPVVARVAAANRAATLEPLAQGFVNAVQVFPFSDGTIYQVYTAPGAVTDIALQPGENLVAVAAGDTVRWVIGDTTSGTGADKRTHVLVKPFTSGLATNLVVTTDRRSYHLQLTATSRTAMAALSWTYPADQLIALRRAADQAAAAAPVSEGLAVDSLHFNYAISGDAAAWRPLRAFDDGRQTFVEFPVSIAVGDAPPLFVVGPTGDAELVNYRVRGRFYIVDRIFDVAELRLGTRKQQIVRIARIGDGTPSRKGKRS
- a CDS encoding DUF2274 domain-containing protein, which produces MPELKLGKLPDRTPVKISLTITPDLQAALQSYAAIYAEIYGVEEPIVELVPAMLAAFLESDRAFARNRSTRK
- a CDS encoding DNA methyltransferase; its protein translation is MAQLIAKKTPHVRRAERFLKIEYLPVAALTPDPKNARKHSKKQITLLAANIREFGFTNPLLIDEKQQVIAGHARLEAAASVPLERVPCVKIDGLTNTARMALAIADNKIGDMSTFDLEILSATLADLEMLDFNVELTGFETAEIDLLLDQSATTSRSSAPDPADVVEPIDPNAAAVSSVGDLWMLGDHRLLCGDALSAGSFSQLLGNELADLIFSDPPYNVPIDKNVSGLGRVRHREFAMAAGEMSSREFTNFLSTALGLMAKFSRDGSIHYVCMDFRHIGELLEAGGSAYDELKNMCVWVKGSGGMGSLYRSEHELVFVFKKGNAPHINNVQLGKFGRYRTNVWRYPGLNSFGRQRNEELASHPTVKPVSLVADAIRDCSNRGGLVLDAFAGSGTTIIAAERTRRRAAAIELDPLYVDTAVRRWERFTGRAATLNGDGRTFAEVMTERGALRLDQAVAGL